A window of bacterium contains these coding sequences:
- a CDS encoding helix-turn-helix transcriptional regulator: protein MLSLGERIRARRKELRLTQSQLGGTELTKGFISLIEKDRAKPSIETLILLAKRLQRPIGYFLEESTPLGRRALQTLLSLGWALLKQGDFTQAAETFTQTRGIAQQQDDKNAEAEACCGLGSALAGLRQFDLARQNVDRARDLAAEIQEPRHFARISHVLGLIAYYERDLAAAREHFLEAHRRVQAEGEPDVSLTGALLLNLGNTYQEAGEHQEAARWYREALALLEPTQDLRRIGLVHVQLGIAHRDAGRPDAALAHLARAEHLFELLEDIRLLAQARTSMGIMLLEHGDVQDAIEQLRSSLRIKQQLGDDPGRARSLTELARALVVTGALAESEEALVEAERLTRRLKDTTEAARTTLVRARLTRAQGHAADAVRHYKQAIASFETLEMRADLAGAANELGEFLIDQKRPSDAAPYLARALRELRQPNLTGRVTGNR from the coding sequence ATGTTATCGCTCGGCGAGCGGATCCGCGCGCGCCGCAAGGAACTGCGGCTGACCCAATCGCAGCTCGGCGGCACCGAGCTCACCAAAGGGTTCATCAGCCTGATCGAAAAGGACCGCGCCAAGCCGTCGATCGAAACCCTGATCCTGCTGGCGAAGCGGCTGCAGCGGCCGATCGGCTACTTCCTCGAAGAGAGCACCCCGCTCGGCCGCCGCGCGCTGCAGACATTGCTCAGCCTGGGCTGGGCGCTGCTCAAGCAGGGCGATTTCACGCAGGCTGCCGAGACGTTCACACAGACCCGCGGCATCGCCCAGCAGCAGGACGACAAGAACGCCGAGGCCGAGGCCTGCTGCGGGCTCGGCTCCGCGCTTGCGGGGCTCCGGCAGTTCGACCTCGCGCGGCAGAATGTCGACCGTGCGCGCGACCTCGCCGCGGAGATTCAGGAGCCGCGCCACTTCGCCCGCATCAGCCACGTGCTCGGCCTGATCGCGTACTACGAGCGCGATCTCGCCGCCGCCCGCGAGCACTTTCTCGAAGCCCACCGGCGCGTGCAGGCGGAAGGCGAGCCGGACGTTTCCCTCACCGGCGCGCTCCTGCTGAACCTCGGCAACACTTACCAGGAGGCCGGCGAGCACCAGGAGGCCGCGCGCTGGTACCGCGAAGCGCTCGCGCTGCTCGAGCCGACCCAGGACCTGCGGCGCATCGGGCTGGTCCACGTGCAGCTCGGCATCGCCCACCGCGACGCCGGACGTCCGGACGCCGCGCTCGCGCACCTCGCCCGCGCGGAACACCTCTTCGAGCTGCTGGAGGACATCCGGCTGCTGGCTCAGGCGCGGACGAGCATGGGCATCATGCTGCTCGAGCACGGCGACGTGCAGGACGCGATCGAGCAGCTCCGGAGCAGCCTCCGCATCAAGCAGCAGCTCGGCGACGACCCCGGGCGGGCGCGCAGCCTGACGGAGCTGGCGCGCGCGCTGGTCGTGACGGGCGCGCTGGCGGAATCGGAGGAGGCGCTCGTCGAAGCGGAGCGTCTGACCCGGCGGCTCAAGGACACGACGGAGGCGGCGCGGACCACGCTGGTGCGGGCCCGCCTGACGCGCGCACAGGGGCACGCGGCCGACGCGGTGCGCCACTACAAGCAGGCGATCGCGTCGTTCGAGACCCTCGAGATGCGCGCGGATCTCGCGGGGGCCGCGAACGAGCTCGGCGAATTCTTGATCGACCAGAAACGGCCGTCCGACGCGGCGCCCTACCTCGCCCGCGCGCTGCGCGAACTGCGCCAGCCCA